The Desulfovibrio legallii genome contains a region encoding:
- the rho gene encoding transcription termination factor Rho, which yields MRKKKASPTLLSDSALSLTDLKTRSMQELMDLAEQYEIENASSMRKQELIFALLSTCASQNGAIYGDGVLEILPDGFGFLRSPLCSYMPGPDDIYVSPSQIRRFSLRKGDIVSGQIRPPKEGERYFALLKVTEIGFEPPEHAKNLVLFDNLTPIYPDHQLVMENGEKNLSNRVIDLMAPIGRGQRGLIVAPPRTGKTILLQSLANAINANSPEVYLIVLLIDERPEEVTDMERTVQKAEVISSTFDEPPQRHVQVCEMVLEKAKRLVERKRDVVILLDSITRLGRAYNAVTPSSGRVLSGGLDANALQRPKRFFGAARNIEEGGSLTIIATALIDTGSRMDEVIFEEFKGTGNMEIYLDRHLSEKRVFPAIDINRTGTRKEDLLLPDDVLNRVWILRKILAPMSPIDSMEFLLDKMRGTKSNKDFLNAMGK from the coding sequence ATGCGCAAAAAGAAAGCCTCTCCCACACTGTTGTCTGACAGCGCCCTCAGTTTAACGGATCTCAAAACCCGCAGCATGCAGGAGCTTATGGACCTGGCCGAGCAGTATGAAATTGAAAACGCCAGCTCCATGCGTAAACAAGAGCTCATCTTCGCACTGCTTTCCACCTGTGCATCGCAGAACGGCGCCATTTACGGCGACGGCGTGCTGGAAATACTGCCCGACGGCTTCGGCTTTCTGCGCTCGCCGCTGTGCAGCTATATGCCCGGCCCGGACGACATCTATGTGTCGCCCTCGCAGATCCGCCGGTTTTCCCTGCGCAAGGGCGACATCGTTTCGGGCCAGATCCGCCCGCCCAAGGAGGGCGAACGCTACTTCGCCCTGCTCAAGGTCACGGAAATCGGCTTTGAACCCCCGGAACACGCCAAAAATCTCGTTCTGTTCGATAACCTCACCCCCATCTATCCCGACCACCAGCTCGTCATGGAAAATGGTGAGAAAAACCTCTCCAACCGCGTCATCGACCTCATGGCCCCCATCGGGCGCGGGCAGCGCGGGCTCATCGTGGCCCCGCCGCGCACGGGCAAAACCATCCTGCTCCAGTCCCTGGCCAACGCCATCAACGCCAACAGCCCCGAAGTCTACCTCATCGTGCTGCTCATTGACGAACGCCCCGAAGAAGTGACGGATATGGAGCGCACCGTGCAGAAGGCCGAGGTCATCAGCTCCACCTTTGACGAGCCCCCCCAGCGCCATGTGCAGGTCTGTGAAATGGTTCTCGAAAAGGCCAAGCGCCTGGTGGAGCGCAAGCGCGACGTGGTCATTCTGCTGGATTCCATCACCCGCCTGGGCCGCGCCTACAACGCCGTGACGCCCTCTTCCGGCCGCGTGCTCTCCGGCGGCCTGGACGCCAACGCCCTGCAGCGGCCCAAACGCTTCTTCGGCGCGGCCCGCAATATTGAAGAAGGCGGCAGCCTGACCATCATCGCCACGGCCCTCATCGATACGGGCTCGCGCATGGACGAAGTGATTTTTGAGGAATTCAAGGGCACGGGCAATATGGAAATTTACCTGGACCGCCACCTTTCAGAAAAGCGCGTCTTCCCGGCCATCGACATCAACCGCACGGGCACCCGCAAGGAAGACCTGCTTCTGCCCGACGACGTGCTCAACCGGGTCTGGATTCTGCGCAAAATTCTGGCCCCCATGTCGCCCATCGACAGCATGGAATTTCTGCTGGACAAAATGCGCGGCACCAAGTCCAACAAAGACTTTCTCAACGCCATGGGCAAATAA
- a CDS encoding twin-arginine translocase TatA/TatE family subunit, with amino-acid sequence MFGIGMQELLLILVVVLLIFGANKLPEIGGGLGRAIRNFRRASSEPDEIDITPKDKKPSDKNDDTSHKA; translated from the coding sequence ATGTTCGGCATTGGCATGCAAGAATTGTTGCTCATCCTGGTGGTCGTGCTTCTGATCTTCGGCGCCAACAAGCTGCCGGAAATCGGCGGCGGCCTGGGCCGGGCCATCCGCAACTTCCGCCGCGCCTCGTCGGAACCGGACGAGATCGACATTACCCCTAAGGACAAAAAACCGTCGGATAAAAACGACGACACCAGCCACAAAGCCTGA
- a CDS encoding ACT domain-containing protein, whose product MMTEQLSVFLENRAGRLAEVTHALAEAGVNIRALSLADTSDFGILRMIVCDHEKAQAVLKAKGFTLGRTSVVAVEVPDAPGGLDSVLQLVSRHGINVEYMYAFVHREAESAVMIFRFDNVEQAVAVLQNNNFTILPAAQLCAQ is encoded by the coding sequence ATGATGACCGAACAGCTTTCCGTATTTTTGGAGAACAGGGCGGGACGCCTTGCCGAAGTTACGCACGCACTGGCGGAAGCGGGGGTCAACATCCGCGCGCTTTCCCTGGCCGACACCTCGGACTTCGGCATTCTGCGCATGATTGTCTGCGATCACGAGAAAGCCCAGGCCGTGCTTAAGGCCAAGGGCTTTACCCTGGGCCGCACCAGCGTGGTGGCCGTGGAAGTGCCTGATGCCCCGGGCGGCCTGGATTCCGTCCTGCAGCTGGTCTCCCGCCACGGCATCAACGTGGAGTACATGTACGCCTTCGTCCACCGCGAGGCCGAAAGCGCCGTGATGATCTTCCGCTTTGACAATGTGGAGCAGGCTGTTGCCGTGCTGCAGAACAACAACTTCACAATTCTGCCCGCCGCGCAGCTCTGCGCGCAGTAA